From the Phreatobacter oligotrophus genome, one window contains:
- the leuD gene encoding 3-isopropylmalate dehydratase small subunit yields the protein MTPFTRESAALMRLPVANVDTDQLIPARFMKEPRKPDGYGRFLLRDLVAEGTAPAPAPGQTILVARRNFGCGSSREAAVYALADFGFRAVIAPSFGDIFASNCVKNGVVPATVSEEDAERLLATEALPATVDLEAQTIACGNVVVPFRIDPVWRTQLLNGWDDIDLTLAEADSIAAYTARDAAERPWAAPRRG from the coding sequence ATGACCCCCTTCACCCGCGAGAGCGCCGCGCTGATGCGACTCCCGGTCGCCAATGTCGACACGGACCAGCTCATCCCTGCCCGATTCATGAAGGAGCCGCGCAAGCCCGACGGCTATGGCCGCTTCCTGCTGCGCGACCTCGTGGCGGAGGGAACGGCCCCTGCACCCGCGCCGGGCCAGACGATCCTCGTCGCGCGGCGCAATTTCGGTTGCGGCTCGTCGCGCGAGGCCGCCGTCTATGCCCTCGCCGATTTCGGCTTCCGGGCGGTGATCGCCCCGAGCTTCGGCGACATCTTCGCCTCCAACTGCGTCAAGAATGGCGTGGTGCCGGCGACCGTGAGCGAGGAGGATGCCGAGCGGCTGCTCGCCACCGAAGCCCTGCCGGCGACGGTGGACCTTGAGGCGCAGACCATCGCCTGCGGCAATGTCGTGGTGCCCTTTCGCATCGACCCGGTCTGGCGGACCCAGCTCCTCAATGGCTGGGACGACATCGACCTGACCCTCGCCGAGGCCGACAGCATCGCCGCCTACACCGCGCGCGACGCGGCGGAACGGCCCTGGGCGGCGCCGCGCCGCGGTTGA
- the leuC gene encoding 3-isopropylmalate dehydratase large subunit, translating to MNSPASLFDRLWDRHVVKRREDGLSLLWIDRHFVHEGSHHAFGQIAARGAKVARPDLTFGVADHYVPTRGRGGPVPDASIARMVDQLSANTATHGITLFGLDDPRQGIVHVTGTEQGLTLPGLTVVCGDSHTSTHGAFGAYAFGIGASEVAHVLATQTLWQKKPKRMRISVEGATAPGITAKDIMLTIIATIGADGAAGHAIEYAGSAIRALSMEGRMTLCNMSIEAGGRCGMVAPDATTVAYLKGRPFAPAGDLWEQAVEDWAGLASDADAVFDREVALEAASIAPTVTWGVSPEQALPITAAVPDPEAMADPVKAAAARDALAYMGLTPGQPLASVPVDRVFIGSCTNSRIEDLRAAAKVLAGHKAKVPGMVSPGSSLVKQQAEEEGLARIFTEAGLEWVASGCSMCVGMNGDTVAAGERCASTTNRNFKGRQGPGARTHLMSPAMVAAAAVTGKLTDVRQFA from the coding sequence GTGAACAGCCCTGCCAGCCTGTTCGACCGATTGTGGGACCGCCACGTGGTGAAACGCCGCGAAGACGGCCTCTCCCTGCTGTGGATCGACCGACATTTCGTCCATGAAGGCTCCCACCACGCCTTTGGACAGATCGCCGCACGGGGCGCCAAGGTTGCCCGTCCCGACCTCACTTTCGGCGTCGCCGACCATTACGTGCCGACCCGCGGTCGCGGCGGCCCGGTTCCCGATGCCTCCATCGCCCGCATGGTCGACCAGCTCTCGGCCAATACGGCGACCCACGGAATCACCCTGTTCGGCCTCGACGACCCGCGGCAGGGCATCGTCCACGTCACCGGCACGGAGCAGGGCCTGACGCTGCCCGGCCTCACCGTGGTCTGCGGCGACAGCCACACCTCCACACATGGCGCTTTCGGCGCCTATGCCTTCGGGATAGGCGCCTCGGAGGTCGCCCATGTGCTGGCGACCCAGACGCTCTGGCAGAAGAAGCCGAAGCGGATGCGAATCAGCGTCGAGGGCGCGACGGCGCCCGGCATCACCGCCAAGGACATCATGCTGACGATCATCGCGACCATCGGCGCCGATGGCGCCGCGGGCCATGCGATCGAATATGCGGGCTCGGCCATTCGCGCCCTGTCGATGGAGGGGCGCATGACCCTCTGCAACATGTCGATCGAGGCCGGCGGGCGCTGCGGCATGGTCGCACCCGATGCCACGACGGTCGCCTATCTCAAGGGCCGGCCTTTCGCGCCCGCGGGGGATCTCTGGGAGCAGGCGGTGGAGGACTGGGCCGGCCTTGCCAGCGATGCCGACGCCGTCTTCGACCGCGAGGTGGCGCTGGAGGCAGCCTCCATCGCCCCGACCGTGACCTGGGGGGTGAGCCCCGAACAGGCCCTGCCGATCACCGCCGCGGTGCCCGACCCCGAGGCCATGGCCGATCCGGTGAAGGCCGCCGCCGCCCGCGACGCGCTGGCCTATATGGGCCTGACGCCCGGCCAGCCGCTGGCCTCCGTGCCGGTGGACCGCGTCTTCATCGGCTCCTGCACCAATTCCCGCATCGAAGACCTGCGGGCTGCGGCCAAGGTCCTGGCCGGCCACAAGGCCAAGGTGCCGGGCATGGTCTCGCCGGGCTCGTCGCTGGTGAAGCAGCAGGCCGAGGAGGAGGGCCTTGCCCGGATCTTCACGGAAGCCGGGCTCGAATGGGTCGCCTCGGGCTGCTCCATGTGCGTCGGCATGAACGGCGACACGGTGGCGGCGGGCGAGCGCTGCGCCTCCACCACCAACCGCAACTTCAAGGGCCGTCAGGGGCCGGGCGCGCGGACGCACCTCATGTCCCCCGCCATGGTCGCGGCCGCAGCCGTGACGGGAAAGCTCACCGATGTGAGGCAGTTCGCATGA
- a CDS encoding GntR family transcriptional regulator, whose product MAEAIETSKTRRVYLTLRDRISSGELTPGTRLPSEPDLAELHDVSRVTIRRALAELEREGLISRRPGAGTFITARMIKRPIVADLSNALAHLVEMGRSTDVRLLQFGYVDPSPEVAEALKLDDGEKVQRSVRVRIIDGEPFSYLVTHVPQRIGTTYSEAELGVQPLLTLIERSGVKVDRATQTITATLAGPDVAEALGIDIGAPLLALTRVVSDVKRRGIEHLAAFYRPDRYSFQMDLVRIDSGGDRLWSPVERLRMGVGLNGAAAND is encoded by the coding sequence ATGGCTGAAGCGATCGAGACGTCGAAGACGCGAAGGGTCTATCTCACCCTGCGCGACCGCATATCCTCCGGCGAACTGACACCGGGCACCCGGCTGCCCTCCGAACCCGATCTCGCCGAGCTTCACGACGTCTCGCGCGTCACCATCCGCCGGGCGCTGGCCGAACTCGAGCGCGAAGGCCTGATCTCGCGCCGTCCCGGCGCCGGCACCTTCATCACCGCGCGGATGATCAAGCGCCCGATCGTCGCCGATCTGTCGAACGCGCTCGCCCACCTCGTCGAGATGGGCCGCTCCACCGACGTGCGCCTGCTCCAGTTCGGCTATGTCGATCCCTCCCCGGAAGTGGCCGAGGCCCTGAAGCTCGACGACGGCGAGAAGGTGCAGCGGTCGGTGCGCGTGCGCATCATCGACGGCGAGCCCTTCTCCTATCTGGTGACCCATGTGCCCCAGCGCATCGGCACGACCTATTCGGAGGCCGAGCTCGGGGTCCAGCCGCTGCTGACCCTCATCGAGCGCTCCGGCGTCAAGGTCGACCGCGCCACCCAGACCATCACCGCGACGCTGGCGGGTCCGGACGTGGCCGAGGCCCTCGGCATCGACATCGGCGCGCCGCTGCTGGCCCTGACCCGCGTCGTGTCCGACGTGAAGCGCCGCGGCATCGAGCACCTCGCGGCCTTCTACCGGCCCGACCGCTACTCCTTCCAGATGGACCTCGTCCGCATCGATTCCGGTGGCGACCGCCTGTGGTCGCCGGTGGAGCGCCTGCGCATGGGCGTCGGTCTCAACGGAGCCGCGGCCAACGACTGA
- a CDS encoding ABC transporter substrate-binding protein, with protein MTAWTEPTRRSLLATGAAGAALLAAPGLVRAQAPAVKLGILQPVTGALAQDGEYGRIGAQLAIDEINKSGGIRSLGGAMIEMVFGDARSSPEAGSQEVEKMHAEGVSAIVGGFASPICLAASQAASRYDIAYAVDVGVSDQIVSRGLKNTFRFGPGFGTVTRTAIENLVKLNDAAGKPAKTVVLVHEDGLFGSGLAKLMNDRLSALGFQILETIAHPTPARDMSNVALRIRALNPDLVIPSSYYGEFVLLARTLQQQRIRPKGIYAVLNGAASNFRFVREFPDAANNVMDCNHWADPRKPKTAELRKQVEAMGRFWLYNVPLNYSSVRLVADAIDRAGSRDRVKIIEAMSSSTFTDHIMPYGPTKFENGQNVNAAPVNTQVQGGDIKVIFPDAFADAKPVFPVTG; from the coding sequence ATGACGGCCTGGACCGAGCCCACACGACGCAGCCTTCTCGCCACCGGCGCCGCCGGCGCGGCCCTCCTCGCGGCCCCGGGCCTCGTCCGCGCCCAGGCGCCGGCGGTGAAGCTCGGCATCCTCCAGCCGGTCACGGGCGCGCTCGCCCAGGACGGCGAATACGGCCGCATCGGCGCCCAGCTCGCCATCGACGAGATCAACAAGTCCGGCGGCATCAGGTCGCTCGGCGGCGCGATGATCGAGATGGTCTTCGGCGACGCCCGGTCGAGCCCGGAGGCGGGCTCCCAGGAGGTCGAGAAGATGCATGCCGAGGGCGTCTCCGCCATCGTCGGCGGCTTTGCCTCGCCCATTTGCCTCGCCGCCTCGCAGGCCGCCTCGCGCTACGACATCGCCTATGCGGTGGACGTTGGCGTCTCCGACCAGATCGTCTCGCGCGGCCTGAAGAACACCTTCCGCTTCGGTCCGGGCTTCGGCACGGTGACGCGCACCGCCATCGAGAACCTCGTCAAGCTGAACGACGCTGCCGGCAAGCCGGCCAAGACCGTCGTGCTGGTCCATGAGGACGGCCTGTTCGGCTCGGGCCTCGCCAAGCTGATGAACGACCGGCTCTCGGCCCTCGGCTTCCAGATCCTCGAGACCATCGCCCATCCGACCCCGGCCCGCGACATGTCCAACGTCGCGCTGCGCATCCGCGCGCTGAACCCGGATCTGGTGATCCCGTCGAGCTACTACGGCGAGTTCGTGCTGCTCGCCCGCACCCTGCAGCAGCAGCGCATCCGCCCGAAGGGCATCTACGCGGTGCTCAACGGTGCGGCTTCGAACTTCCGCTTCGTGCGCGAGTTCCCGGATGCGGCCAACAACGTCATGGACTGCAACCACTGGGCCGACCCGCGCAAGCCGAAGACCGCCGAGCTGCGCAAGCAGGTCGAGGCCATGGGCCGCTTCTGGCTCTACAATGTGCCGCTGAACTACTCGTCGGTGCGACTCGTCGCCGACGCCATCGACCGGGCCGGTTCGCGCGACCGCGTGAAGATCATCGAGGCCATGTCCTCCTCGACCTTCACCGACCACATCATGCCCTATGGCCCGACCAAGTTCGAGAACGGCCAGAACGTCAATGCCGCGCCGGTCAACACCCAGGTCCAGGGCGGCGACATCAAGGTGATCTTCCCCGACGCCTTCGCCGACGCGAAGCCCGTCTTCCCCGTCACCGGCTGA
- a CDS encoding branched-chain amino acid ABC transporter permease: protein MFRSYPPQIVLEAVLNGLLTGAVYALVALGLTLVYGVLHIINFAHGAMLTLAMFAVLVAHLGFGIDPYLAILPLTPLFFGLGYATQRFVISPASRNDDGAILLVTLGLSIVLENLLLAIFRSDTRSLTLDYSFSVVDLGFALLSLPRVIGFGVAILVAAALWAILALTDTGKAIRAVAREKLGASLVGIDVNHIYAVTFGLGAATLAVAACLLMPSFYVNPRVGNAFVLVAFTVVVLGGMGSIPGALLGGLVIGVVESLCGLYLGESLGQIGIFLIFILVLLFRPTGLFGAKA from the coding sequence GTGTTCAGATCTTATCCGCCGCAGATCGTGCTGGAGGCCGTGCTCAACGGCCTCCTCACCGGCGCCGTCTATGCGCTGGTGGCGCTCGGACTGACGCTGGTCTACGGCGTTTTGCACATCATCAATTTCGCCCACGGCGCCATGCTGACCCTGGCCATGTTCGCGGTCCTGGTGGCGCATCTGGGCTTCGGCATCGATCCCTATCTGGCGATCCTGCCGCTGACGCCGCTGTTCTTCGGCCTCGGCTATGCCACGCAGCGCTTCGTCATCTCGCCGGCGAGCCGCAATGACGACGGCGCGATCCTGCTGGTGACGCTCGGCCTCTCCATCGTGCTGGAGAACCTGCTCCTCGCCATCTTCCGCTCCGACACGCGCTCGCTGACCCTCGACTATTCCTTCTCGGTCGTGGACCTCGGCTTCGCGCTGCTGTCGCTGCCGCGGGTCATCGGCTTCGGCGTCGCCATCCTTGTCGCAGCCGCGCTCTGGGCGATCCTGGCGCTCACCGACACCGGCAAGGCGATCCGCGCCGTCGCCCGCGAGAAGCTCGGCGCCTCGCTGGTCGGCATCGACGTGAACCACATCTACGCCGTCACCTTCGGTTTGGGCGCCGCGACGCTGGCGGTCGCCGCCTGCCTGCTCATGCCGTCCTTCTATGTGAACCCGCGCGTCGGCAACGCCTTCGTCCTCGTCGCCTTCACCGTCGTCGTGCTCGGCGGCATGGGGTCGATCCCCGGCGCCCTCCTCGGCGGGCTCGTCATCGGCGTGGTGGAGAGCCTCTGCGGCCTCTATCTCGGCGAGAGCCTCGGCCAGATCGGCATCTTCCTCATCTTCATCCTGGTCCTGCTGTTCCGCCCGACCGGCCTGTTCGGAGCCAAGGCATGA
- a CDS encoding branched-chain amino acid ABC transporter permease produces MKAYRSLLIVIVALAALPLAVPLLVGAGLFAGPNTFYNLMIFILIITLAAQGWNIAGGYGGQFSFGHAAFFGTGAYVQAVLQTRYGVNAWVALPLAMILGGLVGAVIGTLAFRARLRGSYFALVTLAFAEVFRILANATPITGGAAGTLVPLKIGFGQMQFATPTAFFYLALAFVAVVLLFNRALERSRFGAWLVAVRENEDAARALGVDTLKVKLKAITLSAAITAAAGALYTQKFLYIDANIAYGAWISVEALLAPIVGGIGTVLGPLIGAVALIGLGEAAKTAIHAAFGSAVPGVDLVVYGVLLIVVIAFAPRGLLGLVTKRGGR; encoded by the coding sequence ATGAAGGCCTACCGCTCCCTCCTCATCGTCATCGTCGCCCTGGCGGCGCTGCCGCTGGCCGTCCCGCTGCTGGTCGGCGCCGGCCTCTTTGCCGGCCCCAACACCTTCTACAACCTGATGATCTTCATCCTGATCATCACCCTTGCCGCCCAGGGCTGGAACATTGCCGGCGGCTATGGCGGCCAGTTCTCCTTCGGCCACGCCGCCTTCTTCGGCACCGGCGCCTATGTCCAGGCGGTCCTTCAGACGCGCTACGGCGTCAATGCCTGGGTGGCGCTGCCGCTGGCTATGATCCTCGGCGGCCTCGTCGGCGCGGTCATCGGCACGCTCGCCTTCCGCGCCCGGCTGCGCGGCTCCTATTTCGCGCTGGTGACGCTCGCCTTCGCCGAGGTCTTCCGCATCCTCGCCAACGCCACCCCGATCACCGGCGGCGCGGCAGGCACGCTGGTGCCGCTGAAGATCGGCTTCGGTCAGATGCAATTCGCAACGCCGACAGCCTTCTTCTATCTCGCCCTCGCCTTCGTCGCGGTCGTGCTCCTGTTCAACCGCGCGCTCGAACGTTCGCGCTTCGGCGCCTGGCTGGTGGCCGTGCGCGAGAACGAGGATGCCGCCCGGGCGCTCGGCGTCGATACGCTCAAGGTGAAGCTCAAGGCGATCACCCTCTCGGCCGCGATCACCGCGGCGGCAGGGGCGCTCTACACCCAGAAGTTCCTCTATATCGACGCCAACATCGCCTATGGCGCCTGGATCTCGGTCGAGGCTCTGCTCGCCCCGATCGTCGGCGGCATTGGCACGGTGCTCGGGCCCCTCATCGGCGCCGTGGCCCTGATCGGCCTCGGCGAGGCCGCCAAGACCGCCATCCATGCCGCCTTCGGTTCGGCCGTGCCCGGCGTCGACCTCGTCGTCTACGGCGTGCTGCTGATCGTCGTCATCGCCTTCGCGCCGCGCGGGCTCCTCGGTCTCGTCACCAAGAGGGGAGGGCGCTGA
- a CDS encoding ABC transporter ATP-binding protein — translation MLDVRSVTKRFGGLVAVSDVTLSVPEGSITGLIGPNGAGKTTLFTLISGFQQPSAGTVHFRGEDITGRPPERLAVMGIARTFQIVQPFAGLSVAENIAVGAYLRHAGRAEAMGKAEAVAAMVGLADLERPASSLTVAGRKRLELARALATEPQLLLLDEVLAGLNPSEIRDIIPVIRAIRDAGVTILMIEHVMQAVMSLCEHVHVLANGRLIAAGTPAEVVGNPAVVEAYLGHGAAGRLQKGAVNG, via the coding sequence ATGCTCGACGTCCGCTCCGTCACCAAGCGCTTCGGCGGCCTCGTCGCCGTCAGCGACGTCACGCTCTCGGTGCCCGAGGGCTCGATCACCGGGCTGATCGGCCCCAACGGCGCCGGCAAGACGACGCTGTTCACGCTGATCTCCGGCTTCCAGCAGCCGAGCGCGGGAACCGTGCATTTCCGCGGCGAGGACATCACGGGCCGGCCGCCCGAGCGCCTCGCGGTCATGGGCATCGCCCGCACCTTCCAGATCGTCCAGCCCTTCGCCGGCCTCTCGGTCGCCGAGAACATCGCGGTGGGCGCCTATCTGCGCCATGCCGGCCGGGCCGAGGCCATGGGCAAGGCCGAAGCGGTGGCGGCGATGGTCGGCCTCGCCGACCTCGAGCGGCCCGCCTCGTCCCTCACGGTTGCCGGCCGCAAGCGGCTGGAGCTCGCCCGCGCGCTCGCCACCGAGCCGCAACTCCTCCTCCTCGACGAGGTGCTGGCAGGCCTCAACCCGTCGGAGATCCGCGACATCATCCCGGTGATCCGCGCCATCCGCGATGCCGGCGTCACCATCCTGATGATCGAGCATGTCATGCAGGCCGTGATGAGCCTGTGCGAACATGTGCACGTGCTGGCGAACGGCCGGTTGATCGCCGCCGGCACGCCGGCTGAGGTGGTCGGCAATCCCGCCGTCGTCGAGGCCTATCTGGGCCATGGCGCCGCCGGCCGCCTGCAGAAGGGGGCCGTGAATGGCTGA
- a CDS encoding ABC transporter ATP-binding protein, giving the protein MLTVSDLRAGYGATEILRGLSMSVAPGEIVAVLGSNGVGKTTLNMVLSGVVKAASGSISFLGEDVTNHAPGDIVSRGLVHVPEGRKIFPNMTVRDNLVLGSYRRGKAARAANLDKVFATFPRLRERISQLAGTLSGGEQQMLAIGRGLMAEPKLLILDEPSLGLSPLLVEEMFTLVRRINADGLAVMLVEQNVVQSLEVASRAFILENGVFALQGKASDLAASDELRKAYLGM; this is encoded by the coding sequence ATCCTCACCGTCTCGGACCTGCGCGCCGGCTATGGCGCGACCGAGATCCTGCGCGGCCTCTCCATGAGCGTGGCGCCGGGCGAGATCGTCGCCGTCCTCGGCTCCAACGGCGTTGGCAAGACGACGCTGAACATGGTGCTCTCGGGCGTCGTGAAGGCCGCGAGCGGCAGCATTTCCTTCCTCGGCGAGGACGTCACCAACCACGCCCCCGGCGACATCGTCTCGCGCGGCCTCGTCCATGTGCCCGAGGGCCGCAAGATCTTCCCCAACATGACCGTGCGCGACAATCTCGTGCTCGGCTCCTACCGGCGGGGCAAGGCGGCGCGCGCGGCCAATCTCGACAAGGTCTTCGCGACCTTCCCGCGTCTCAGGGAGCGCATCTCGCAGCTCGCCGGCACCCTGTCGGGCGGCGAGCAGCAGATGCTGGCCATCGGCCGCGGCCTGATGGCCGAGCCGAAGCTGCTCATCCTCGACGAGCCCTCGCTCGGCCTCTCGCCGCTGCTGGTCGAGGAGATGTTCACCCTCGTCCGCCGCATCAATGCCGACGGCCTCGCCGTCATGCTCGTCGAGCAGAACGTCGTGCAGTCGCTGGAGGTCGCCTCGCGCGCCTTCATCCTGGAGAACGGCGTCTTCGCCCTCCAGGGCAAGGCCTCCGACCTCGCAGCGAGCGACGAGCTCCGCAAGGCCTATCTGGGGATGTGA
- a CDS encoding MmgE/PrpD family protein produces MAIVTPGVKTATELAAEPRSPWLGDFAAFAAKLTFADLPAEVVERTKRVIADSIGAIAAGMAEPEMRALLDRLARLEGTGPTPVIGAALSLSPSNAAFMGGIAGTMLELDEGNQYARGHPGIHVVPAALATAARLGRDGRDLIVAVALGYEIGARIGIASKLVVTMHPHGTWGTVGAALAVAKLHKADAADIAATINIASSLGLTTSRKTMLEGATIRNSYAGFSNKLGLWAWEMMSSGLTGERDGVATVYDTVAATDFRPEAMTEDLGTRWEIARNYFKRHAACRYTHAALDALGEILEASGPVDPRDVLGIDVETYVWAAQLDDPEPRSMLAAKFSLPFALATTLVNGAATIAAFRDEARGDRVTRALANRVTVTEDPALTAMLPAARPARVTLRLADGRSFTALATTNRGDTENPYSASDVEAKFVEITGPVWGEARAGSLWAAAMALDGDMGPARLLALAVVD; encoded by the coding sequence ATGGCCATCGTCACACCCGGCGTGAAGACCGCCACCGAGCTTGCCGCCGAGCCCCGGTCGCCCTGGCTGGGCGACTTCGCAGCCTTCGCCGCGAAGCTCACCTTCGCCGACCTGCCGGCCGAGGTGGTCGAGCGTACCAAGCGCGTCATTGCCGACAGCATCGGCGCGATCGCCGCCGGCATGGCGGAGCCGGAAATGCGGGCGCTGCTCGACCGCCTCGCACGGCTCGAGGGCACCGGCCCGACGCCGGTGATCGGTGCCGCGTTGAGCCTCTCGCCCTCCAACGCCGCCTTCATGGGCGGCATTGCCGGCACCATGCTGGAGCTCGACGAGGGCAACCAGTATGCCCGCGGCCATCCCGGCATCCATGTCGTGCCCGCCGCCCTCGCCACGGCTGCCCGCCTCGGCCGCGACGGTCGCGACCTCATCGTCGCGGTGGCGCTGGGCTACGAGATCGGCGCGCGCATCGGCATCGCCTCGAAGCTCGTCGTCACCATGCATCCGCATGGCACCTGGGGCACGGTCGGCGCAGCCCTGGCGGTTGCCAAGCTCCACAAGGCGGACGCCGCCGACATCGCCGCGACCATCAACATCGCCTCCTCGCTCGGGCTCACCACCAGCCGCAAGACCATGCTGGAAGGGGCAACGATCCGGAACAGCTATGCCGGCTTCTCCAACAAGCTCGGTCTCTGGGCCTGGGAGATGATGTCCTCGGGCCTCACGGGTGAGCGCGACGGCGTCGCCACCGTCTATGACACGGTCGCGGCCACCGACTTCCGCCCCGAGGCGATGACCGAGGACCTCGGCACCCGCTGGGAGATCGCCCGCAACTACTTCAAGCGCCACGCCGCCTGCCGCTACACCCATGCGGCGCTCGATGCGCTGGGCGAGATCCTTGAGGCCAGCGGCCCGGTCGATCCGCGCGACGTGCTGGGCATCGACGTCGAGACCTATGTCTGGGCCGCGCAGCTCGACGATCCCGAGCCGCGCTCTATGCTGGCGGCGAAGTTCTCGCTGCCCTTCGCGCTGGCCACCACCCTCGTCAACGGTGCGGCGACCATCGCCGCCTTCCGCGACGAGGCCCGCGGCGACCGCGTCACCCGGGCGCTCGCCAACCGCGTCACCGTCACAGAGGACCCGGCGCTCACCGCGATGCTCCCCGCCGCCCGTCCGGCGCGCGTCACCCTGCGCCTCGCCGATGGCCGCAGCTTCACCGCCCTCGCCACGACCAATCGCGGCGACACCGAAAATCCCTATTCGGCCTCCGACGTGGAGGCGAAGTTCGTCGAGATCACCGGCCCCGTCTGGGGCGAGGCCCGCGCCGGCTCCCTCTGGGCGGCCGCCATGGCCCTCGACGGCGACATGGGCCCGGCGCGCCTTCTTGCGCTCGCCGTGGTCGACTGA
- a CDS encoding isocitrate lyase/PEP mutase family protein: MSSTSPAARLKQRLDQRPVLLAPGAVDPLTAQIAVLAGFEALYLTGAGIAYTRLGMPDIGLTTMNDVTDVITRIADKVSVPLIVDGDTGFGNALNVQRTVRNFERAGAAAIQLEDQTFPKRCGHLRGKAVVPAEEMVGKIKAAVDARQNGLLVIGRTDAGAVEGFDRAFERAELYAEAGADLIFVEAPRTREELASVPQRLGKLRPLMANMVEGGRTPMTPVADLEAMGFSLVVFSAGVVRAMAKTARRFYDTLRAEGTSDSIREDMYDFDELADIVGTSDLLTIGKRYDTTGGEA; this comes from the coding sequence ATGAGTTCCACCAGTCCCGCCGCGCGGCTCAAGCAGCGCCTCGACCAGCGCCCCGTCCTGCTGGCTCCCGGTGCGGTCGACCCGCTCACGGCGCAGATCGCCGTCCTCGCCGGCTTCGAGGCGCTCTACCTGACCGGTGCCGGCATCGCCTACACCCGGCTCGGCATGCCGGACATCGGCCTCACCACGATGAATGACGTCACCGATGTCATCACGCGCATCGCCGACAAGGTCTCGGTGCCGCTGATCGTCGACGGCGATACCGGCTTCGGCAATGCCCTCAATGTCCAGCGCACCGTGCGCAACTTCGAGCGGGCCGGCGCTGCCGCGATCCAGCTCGAGGACCAGACCTTCCCCAAGCGCTGCGGCCACCTGCGCGGCAAGGCCGTGGTGCCGGCCGAGGAGATGGTCGGCAAGATCAAGGCGGCGGTGGATGCCCGCCAGAACGGCCTGCTGGTCATCGGCCGCACCGATGCCGGCGCCGTCGAGGGCTTCGACCGAGCCTTCGAGCGCGCCGAGCTTTATGCGGAGGCTGGCGCCGATCTCATCTTCGTCGAGGCGCCGCGCACCCGCGAGGAACTCGCCTCCGTGCCGCAGCGGCTCGGCAAGCTGCGCCCGCTCATGGCCAACATGGTCGAGGGCGGCCGCACGCCGATGACCCCGGTCGCCGACCTCGAGGCCATGGGCTTCAGCCTCGTCGTCTTCTCCGCCGGCGTCGTCCGCGCCATGGCCAAGACCGCCCGCCGCTTCTACGACACGCTGCGCGCGGAAGGGACGAGCGACTCGATCCGCGAGGACATGTACGACTTCGATGAACTGGCCGACATCGTCGGCACCAGCGACCTGCTCACCATCGGCAAGCGCTACGACACGACCGGGGGTGAGGCGTGA